In Sphingobacterium sp. SRCM116780, the genomic stretch GGTATACAACAAAAATACTATTCGAAATCGATCATTTCGTGCTGTATGTAGTGGTAGATTTCATTAAAATTATTTAAATGGTCTTTCCTATATTGAGCCAATTTAGCGATTATCAATAAAACTTGTTCTTCTTGAATTTCAAAAGTCCATAATCTTCGACAAATTTGAAATAAGGATCGAGTGATCTGCTCTAAATCTGCATATTCGTAAATATATTTAACCTCTTTGAATTTATCATAAAAAACATCAAATTTTTGGATGTCATTTAATTCGTTTATCTGTAAGAAAGATCGTAAAGAATCGCGATTTACTTTTTCTAACATGAGATAAAACCGGTCAATAGATATGGCTTTATGTTGGATCAATTGATGATCCAAGAGTAGCTCTAACGCAATATGGGCAAAAAATGAGGGTCTAATTTCTAATCCTTGCAATTCTTCTTTAATACAATCTTTGATTTCATGTGTATGATGAAAGAAATAATCTGAATTGTGAAATAAACGGTCGACCTCAATATGTCCATTCCAGCCTTTCAATAATTCTCCATGTAACGGATTTGCACTTAATCGATCTTCGAAGTTATTTGGTCTCAGCGCAAAATCCTTATCAGCGTTTTTCAATAAGTCTGGTAATAGACTTCCTACAACCCGCTCTGGAGTAGTCGCAAAACGTTCAAAATAAAAGTGTGACAAAAAATTCATAACTACATTTTTATGTTTATCGCTATTATTTAACGAGAAATATGCACTCAATATACAGCTTAATCTCTTATATTTGTGGCTTATATTAAAAATTTTAACCCATTTTACACAATGAGCTTTGTAGAAGAATTACGCTGGAGAGGCATGCTTCAAGACATTATGCCCGGAACTGAGGACTTATTAAATAAAGAAAAGGTATCTGGTTATATTGGTTTTGATCCCACTGGAGACTCTTTACACGTAGGTCACTTGACGCAAATCATGACGTTAATCCATTTCCAAAATGCAGGACATAAACCTGTTGCTTTGGTTGGTGGTGCAACAGGAATGATTGGAGACCCTTCTTTCAAATCTGCAGAACGTAACTTATTAGACGAAAACACATTAAACCACAATGTGGAATGTCTAAAAAATCAGTTAGGCAAATTTCTTGCATTTGGAGAAGGTGTAAACGATGCCAAAATGGTTAACAATTATGATTGGTTCAAAGATTTTAAATTTTTGGATTTCATTCGTGATGTCGGTAAATTAATTACTGTTAACTATATGATGGCTAAAGATTCTGTAAAAAAACGTTTGGAAGGCGAAAACGGTCTTTCATTTACAGAATTTTCGTACCAATTGATTCAAGGATACGACTTCTATTATCTATGGAAACACCATAATTGTCAAGTGCAAATGGGTGGGTCTGACCAATGGGGAAATATTGTAACAGGTACGGAATTCATCCGTCGTCAAGATCAAGGAACTGCTTTTGCCATTACAACACAGTTGATAAAAAAAGCAGATGGTCAGAAATTTGGTAAAACAGAATCTGGTGCAATCTGGTTAGATGCAAAGAAGACTTCTCCTTACAAATATTACCAGTTTTGGTTAAACACTTCTGATGATGATGCTAAAAACTGGATCAAGATTTTTACATTAAAGTCACAAGAAGAAATTGATGCTATTATTGCGGAACATGATGCTGCGCCACACACACGTGCTGTACAAAAAGCTTTAGCACAAGATATCACCATCCGTACCCATTCGGAAGAAGCTTATGATACCGCTATTAAAACTTCTGATTTCTTATTTGGTAACGGAACATTAGAATTCTTGAACGGATTGGATCATGAAGGTGTTTTAGATGTATTTGAAGGTATTCCACAATTTAAGGTGTCTAGAGAGTCCTTAGTTAATGGAATTAATATTTTAGATCTTTTAGCGGTTACGACGCAAATTTTCCCGTCAAAAGGAGAAGCGCGTAAAATGCTGCAAGGTGGTGGTGTGTCTATCAATCGAGAGAAGGCAACCGATATTGAACAAAATATTGATACTTCTAATCTGATCAATGATCAATATATCATTGCGCAAAGAGGAAAGAAAAATTATTATTTGATTATTGCTGAGTAAGCAGAATCATCAATATAAATAGCCGTTTAAAGCGGCTATTTATATTTTGTAAAACTTTACTGCTATATCCTCATTTAAATGAGGATATAGCAACCACAATCTTTAAATTTTATGAGAAAAGAGATCCTACTTATTGTTCTGTTTGTACTGACTTGTATCACGGGCTATGCCCAAATTAGTTTTCAAACCCTATATACAAAAGATGGAAACGTAACGAAAGAATTAGAAAAAGCATATTACACACGAATCGTCAACATTCCAGATCAAAATACAAAAGATAGAATTGTTGAAGAATTTTATACATCCAATAAAGCGCTAAAACTACAAGGTACCGTAACAGATATCGCTGGAACAAAATTTAAAGGTAAAAAATATGAGCTCTTTGAAAATGGTAATCTGAAATCAGAAGAAATGTTCTCGAATCAATCAGAGCAAATTGATACGGCTTTTTATTATCATGAAAACGGAAAAATTAAATCTGTTCTATATTACCCTTTTACTATAGGTAAAAAAGGAAAATATAAAATTGAAGAACCTCTTTATTTAATCTATGAAGACTCAACAGGAAAGGTACTTTTAAAAGACGGAAATGGTTTTGCTGTTTCAGAAAACTCCTATAGTTACGAAGAAGGAAGTTATGTGAACCATAAAAAAGATGGCGAGTGGAAAGGACATTTTGACAACAAGAAATACACTTTCGTAGAAACTTTTAAAGAAAATAAACTTATATCGGGCGTTACAACGGATTCACTCGGTAATAAAACTTCTTATGATGCTACAAAAGGTTCGAAAGAACCCACCTATCCTGATGGAATCCTAGCATTGATGCGCTTCATTGGTTCCAACTATGATTATCCCAAACAAGCGTTACTTGCACGTATAAATGGCATCGTAGAAGTTGAATTCGTTATCGATAAAAGTGGACAACCAAAAGATTTTAAGATCAAAACAGACCTCGGTTATGGAACTGGAGAAGCAGCGATTAAGGTACTTAAAAAAATGAAAAACTGGGAACCTGGAGTGCAAAGGGGAATAACGGTACATGTCAAGTATATCATACCGATTCGATTAAATACAGTAGGATAAATAAAAAACCTGCTCTTTTCAGAGCAGGCTTAACCATTATAATCAACCAAAATTATAATCTAACTTTCAAGCTATTTATGCTTAACGATTTGAAAGCTATATTTTTTATTACTTTCATTGCTTGACTTTAATCCAGCAGCATAAATGGTATAGACTTCCTTATCTTCAGGTTTAAACTCTCCTACCAGTTCTGTCATACCCGCACCATTGATTTTCAAGGTATAGGTTTCACTACTCTTAATATTTTTAAATGCACTTAAATCTTTATACATTTTGTCTTTCACAGATAAACTATCTGTCGTATTCAATGTTAGTGTTAGTTTAGGTGCCTCTGGACTTAAATTCATAAATCTGAATTTAGCCAGTCCCGTTTTCAACACGCCAAAATCGTCTTCGGTAGCGAGTACAT encodes the following:
- the tyrS gene encoding tyrosine--tRNA ligase, with the translated sequence MSFVEELRWRGMLQDIMPGTEDLLNKEKVSGYIGFDPTGDSLHVGHLTQIMTLIHFQNAGHKPVALVGGATGMIGDPSFKSAERNLLDENTLNHNVECLKNQLGKFLAFGEGVNDAKMVNNYDWFKDFKFLDFIRDVGKLITVNYMMAKDSVKKRLEGENGLSFTEFSYQLIQGYDFYYLWKHHNCQVQMGGSDQWGNIVTGTEFIRRQDQGTAFAITTQLIKKADGQKFGKTESGAIWLDAKKTSPYKYYQFWLNTSDDDAKNWIKIFTLKSQEEIDAIIAEHDAAPHTRAVQKALAQDITIRTHSEEAYDTAIKTSDFLFGNGTLEFLNGLDHEGVLDVFEGIPQFKVSRESLVNGINILDLLAVTTQIFPSKGEARKMLQGGGVSINREKATDIEQNIDTSNLINDQYIIAQRGKKNYYLIIAE
- a CDS encoding energy transducer TonB, which produces MRKEILLIVLFVLTCITGYAQISFQTLYTKDGNVTKELEKAYYTRIVNIPDQNTKDRIVEEFYTSNKALKLQGTVTDIAGTKFKGKKYELFENGNLKSEEMFSNQSEQIDTAFYYHENGKIKSVLYYPFTIGKKGKYKIEEPLYLIYEDSTGKVLLKDGNGFAVSENSYSYEEGSYVNHKKDGEWKGHFDNKKYTFVETFKENKLISGVTTDSLGNKTSYDATKGSKEPTYPDGILALMRFIGSNYDYPKQALLARINGIVEVEFVIDKSGQPKDFKIKTDLGYGTGEAAIKVLKKMKNWEPGVQRGITVHVKYIIPIRLNTVG